In Bradyrhizobium guangxiense, the following are encoded in one genomic region:
- a CDS encoding GGDEF domain-containing protein: MFRRTATSMEGRSFLHVIKLVSPFVMVVMLQAAIAGFSLEVMSSVRAYVAGEALWSRSQKNAVYFLNLYLHSGDASRFAQYQASLAVPIGDEFARWALEHDPVDVEAARIGFLQGGNHPDDVPGLIWLFRYFNRVSFLQEAIREWAATDPMLLELSVFGEVIRSEWENGPVQDASRLQILSSRLSELNAQFTVHANRFSTVLGEGSRAIKLTLTGINIVTAVTLVLLLIWHTRRLVLQRRAFEDALHAEKERLAWQASHDWLTGLSNRRAFEARLQTELADAATGSLGLILIDLDQFKSVNDSCGHLAGDRLLCQVSRLLQRDRRPHDLVARLGGDEFGLILPQCSPANAVDIAERLRGSLELFNFSWDDRCFAATASIGVACIADGTTTLEDAMRRADAACYRAKEKGRNRVQVDGGRPDIVVVAARPREAARA, from the coding sequence GTGTTTCGCAGAACTGCCACGTCGATGGAGGGACGCAGTTTCCTTCACGTCATCAAGCTCGTCTCGCCTTTCGTGATGGTCGTCATGCTCCAGGCGGCGATCGCGGGATTCAGTCTCGAGGTGATGTCGTCGGTTCGCGCCTATGTCGCGGGCGAAGCGTTGTGGTCGCGCTCGCAGAAGAACGCCGTCTATTTCCTCAATCTCTATCTGCATTCGGGCGATGCCAGCCGGTTCGCGCAATACCAGGCCTCGCTCGCCGTTCCCATTGGCGATGAGTTCGCGCGCTGGGCGCTTGAGCACGATCCGGTCGACGTCGAGGCGGCGCGCATCGGCTTCCTGCAAGGTGGCAATCATCCCGATGACGTTCCGGGATTGATCTGGCTGTTTCGCTACTTCAACCGCGTCAGCTTCCTGCAGGAAGCGATCCGCGAGTGGGCCGCCACAGACCCCATGCTGCTGGAGCTGAGCGTCTTCGGCGAGGTCATCCGGTCCGAATGGGAGAACGGCCCCGTTCAGGACGCAAGCCGCCTGCAAATCCTGTCGTCGCGTCTCTCCGAGCTCAACGCCCAGTTCACGGTTCATGCCAACCGGTTCTCGACCGTCCTCGGTGAAGGCTCCCGCGCCATCAAGCTGACCCTGACCGGCATCAACATCGTCACCGCCGTCACGCTGGTCCTGCTCCTGATCTGGCATACGAGACGATTGGTGCTGCAGCGACGCGCCTTCGAAGACGCCCTGCATGCCGAGAAGGAACGCCTGGCGTGGCAGGCATCGCACGACTGGCTGACCGGCCTCTCCAACCGCCGTGCCTTCGAGGCGCGCCTGCAAACCGAGCTGGCCGATGCCGCGACGGGCTCGCTCGGCCTGATCCTGATCGACCTCGATCAGTTCAAGAGCGTGAACGACAGCTGCGGTCATCTTGCCGGCGACCGGCTGCTCTGCCAGGTCTCGCGTCTCCTGCAACGAGACCGGCGCCCACACGATTTGGTGGCGCGCCTGGGCGGCGACGAATTCGGCCTGATCCTGCCGCAATGCTCACCTGCGAACGCGGTCGATATCGCCGAACGGCTGCGAGGATCACTCGAGCTGTTCAACTTCAGCTGGGACGATCGCTGCTTTGCGGCGACCGCCAGCATCGGCGTCGCCTGCATCGCCGACGGCACCACCACGCTCGAGGACGCGATGCGACGCGCAGATGCCGCCTGCTATCGCGCCAAGGAAAAGGGACGCAACCGCGTTCAGGTCGACGGCGGAAGACCTGATATCGTCGTCGTTGCAGCTCGGCCGCGCGAAGCTGCACGAGCCTGA
- a CDS encoding LysR family transcriptional regulator, whose translation MNEIDHLALDGHALELFLAVLEEGSVTAAATRLGLTQSAVSHGLNKLRRIAGDPLFAKSGRGIVATAHAQALAGKARALIDEMRSFAGGVTFEPARAQLSLTIAANDFQRDLLLPRFFAHVAAQVQDLKLRVIPSQSPSPAMLRENRCDILITPLPPSGVDIVQKRLLSDHYVCYFDPKMRSAPTGRGAYLAARHVTVVYTDNERLDFDRRLAANGLHRDIAISVPSFSGVPSFLRGSQMLASMPSLLASGVMRGFAQTRIPLAPRPRTLAELPMFMVWHQRYQKDPAHRWVRSQLETVAATAAKS comes from the coding sequence ATGAATGAAATCGATCATTTGGCGCTCGACGGCCACGCCCTCGAACTGTTCCTTGCCGTGCTCGAGGAGGGATCGGTCACCGCGGCGGCCACGCGGCTCGGCCTGACGCAATCGGCGGTCAGCCACGGGCTGAACAAGCTGCGGCGGATCGCCGGCGATCCGCTGTTCGCGAAATCCGGCCGCGGCATCGTCGCCACCGCGCATGCCCAGGCGCTTGCCGGAAAGGCCCGGGCTCTGATCGACGAGATGCGGAGCTTTGCCGGGGGCGTCACGTTCGAACCGGCCCGCGCGCAGCTGTCGCTGACGATCGCCGCCAACGATTTCCAGCGCGATCTGCTGCTGCCGCGGTTCTTCGCTCATGTCGCTGCACAAGTGCAGGACCTGAAGCTGCGTGTGATCCCGTCGCAGTCGCCCTCGCCGGCGATGCTGCGCGAAAACCGCTGCGACATCCTGATCACGCCGCTGCCGCCCTCTGGCGTCGACATCGTCCAGAAGCGGCTCTTGAGCGATCATTACGTCTGCTACTTCGATCCCAAGATGCGTAGCGCTCCGACCGGCCGCGGCGCCTATCTCGCGGCACGTCATGTCACTGTTGTCTACACCGACAATGAGCGCCTCGACTTCGACCGCCGGCTGGCGGCCAACGGACTGCACCGCGACATTGCGATCTCGGTGCCGAGCTTCTCGGGCGTGCCGTCCTTCCTTCGCGGCTCGCAGATGCTGGCCAGCATGCCGAGCCTGCTGGCGTCCGGGGTCATGCGCGGTTTCGCGCAAACGCGGATTCCGCTGGCGCCCCGCCCCCGGACGCTGGCCGAGCTGCCGATGTTCATGGTCTGGCACCAGCGCTATCAGAAAGACCCAGCTCATCGTTGGGTCAGAAGCCAGCTCGAGACGGTGGCAGCGACGGCCGCCAAGTCCTGA
- the pncB gene encoding nicotinate phosphoribosyltransferase has translation MTVTDIASRTYNHSWRLDPIIRSLLDTDFYKLLMLQMIREDYPDQQVTFSVINRSRHVRLADIIDEGELRAQLDHARTIRFSKKELIWLAGNTFYGKTHMFSADFIRWLAEFRLPEYELRKVEGQYELHFHGPWTHTTMWEIPALAILNELRSRAAMKGRGRFELDVLYARAKAKLWTKVERLRKLENLRLSDFGTRRRHGFLWQRWCVEAVKEGLGSSFIGTSNVLLAMDNDLEAIGTNAHELPMVAAALAKDDEELRWAPYRILDQWRQTYGGNLLIALPDAFGTKAFLRDAPEWVADWTGFRPDSAPPVQAGEEIIAWWQKKGRNPRDKLLVFSDAMDVGSIEETYHHFTGRVRLSFGWGTNLTNDFVGCTPDGSFNLDPISLVCKVSSVDGRPAVKLSDNPEKATGMPSEIDRYLRVFGDAGRVRKPVLV, from the coding sequence ATGACAGTGACCGACATTGCGAGCCGGACCTACAATCACAGCTGGCGGCTGGATCCCATCATCCGCAGCCTGCTCGATACTGATTTCTACAAGCTGTTGATGTTACAGATGATTCGGGAAGACTACCCGGATCAGCAGGTGACCTTCTCGGTCATCAACCGTTCGCGCCATGTGCGGCTCGCCGACATCATCGACGAGGGTGAGCTGCGCGCCCAGCTCGACCATGCCCGCACCATCCGCTTCAGCAAGAAAGAGCTGATCTGGCTGGCCGGTAACACTTTCTACGGCAAGACCCACATGTTCTCGGCGGACTTCATCCGCTGGCTGGCTGAATTCCGTCTTCCCGAATATGAGCTGCGCAAGGTCGAAGGCCAATATGAATTGCATTTCCACGGACCGTGGACGCACACCACGATGTGGGAGATCCCGGCTCTGGCAATCCTCAACGAGCTGCGCTCGCGCGCCGCGATGAAGGGCCGCGGCAGATTCGAGCTCGACGTGCTCTATGCCCGCGCCAAGGCGAAGCTCTGGACCAAGGTGGAGCGTCTTCGCAAGCTGGAGAATCTGCGCCTGTCCGACTTCGGCACCCGCCGCCGCCACGGCTTTCTCTGGCAGCGCTGGTGCGTGGAGGCCGTGAAAGAGGGTCTCGGCTCGTCCTTTATCGGCACGTCCAACGTGCTGCTGGCGATGGACAACGATCTCGAAGCCATCGGCACCAATGCGCATGAACTGCCGATGGTCGCGGCCGCGCTCGCCAAGGACGACGAGGAATTGCGCTGGGCGCCCTATCGCATCCTCGACCAGTGGCGCCAGACCTATGGCGGCAACCTCTTGATCGCACTGCCCGACGCCTTCGGCACCAAAGCGTTCCTGCGCGATGCGCCGGAATGGGTCGCCGACTGGACCGGCTTCCGGCCCGACAGCGCGCCTCCGGTCCAGGCCGGCGAGGAGATCATTGCCTGGTGGCAGAAGAAGGGTCGCAATCCCAGGGACAAGCTGCTCGTCTTTTCCGACGCGATGGATGTCGGCTCGATCGAGGAGACCTACCATCACTTCACCGGCCGGGTGCGGCTCTCCTTCGGCTGGGGCACCAACCTCACCAATGATTTCGTCGGCTGCACGCCGGACGGCTCGTTCAATCTCGATCCGATCTCGCTGGTCTGCAAGGTGTCGTCGGTGGACGGCCGTCCCGCCGTCAAGCTCTCCGACAATCCGGAGAAGGCGACCGGCATGCCCTCGGAGATCGACCGTTACCTGCGCGTGTTCGGCGATGCCGGCCGCGTGCGAAAGCCGGTGCTGGTCTAG
- a CDS encoding helix-turn-helix domain-containing protein, whose amino-acid sequence MEGFAIILYYSNMRDTTPAIRIYNLFGEAGDLPDVVHCETIASRSVLHDWTLAVHRHARLHQVLLIERGGGEATLDGRVVPLRPMQIVNVPVGHVHGFRFVPDTQGWVLTIAAEILDEALLAAEGLRGALSRSAVVRGTPQIRATMKQIFAEHAARDFGRAHVLRALSSAMIGLVARALTSESGGGSTVESSLFRRFEALLEQHHLERWSVADYAEALAVTPTHLNRITRAATGDTASHLILNRLVREARRNLVYTNLPVSTIAYALGFEDPAYFSRVYAAATGLSPRAFRAQLHGEEA is encoded by the coding sequence ATGGAGGGTTTCGCCATTATCTTGTACTATTCGAACATGAGAGACACCACCCCGGCGATCCGGATCTATAACCTGTTCGGCGAGGCAGGCGACTTGCCCGATGTTGTGCATTGCGAGACCATTGCGTCCCGCTCGGTGCTGCACGACTGGACCCTGGCCGTGCACCGCCACGCCCGGCTGCATCAGGTGCTTCTGATCGAGCGCGGTGGCGGCGAGGCGACACTCGACGGGCGGGTGGTGCCCTTGAGGCCGATGCAGATCGTCAACGTGCCCGTCGGCCACGTCCACGGCTTCCGCTTCGTGCCCGATACGCAAGGCTGGGTGCTGACCATCGCCGCGGAAATTCTGGACGAGGCGCTGCTCGCCGCCGAGGGCCTGCGCGGTGCGCTGTCGCGCTCGGCCGTGGTGCGCGGCACGCCGCAGATCCGCGCCACCATGAAGCAGATCTTTGCCGAACATGCCGCTCGCGATTTCGGCCGCGCGCATGTGCTGCGCGCGTTGTCGTCCGCCATGATCGGGCTGGTGGCGCGCGCGCTAACGAGCGAGAGCGGTGGCGGCAGTACGGTTGAATCCAGTCTGTTCCGCCGCTTCGAGGCGCTGCTGGAGCAGCACCATCTGGAACGTTGGAGCGTCGCGGACTATGCCGAAGCGCTGGCGGTCACGCCGACGCATCTCAACCGGATCACGCGGGCGGCGACCGGTGATACCGCTTCCCACCTCATCCTCAACCGGCTGGTCCGCGAGGCGCGCCGCAATCTCGTCTACACCAATTTGCCGGTCTCGACGATCGCCTATGCGCTCGGCTTCGAGGATCCCGCCTATTTCAGCCGGGTCTATGCCGCAGCCACGGGCTTGTCGCCGCGCGCATTCCGCGCGCAGCTTCATGGCGAAGAGGCGTGA
- a CDS encoding TetR/AcrR family transcriptional regulator → MNNVQDESLQDQKKLRRRLQILEIARGIIATKGLRSLKVRDVAEAAGCSVGSVYNEFGDFDGVILTVNRETVQALTARLRGVPAEDPVRQLYGLAETYLEFFAKHANLLRSLFEHRMEDDRPYPDDILQMVMDAFALMHAPLVRLLPDADDVKIALLSRTLFSAVHGIISLGLEERMVAVPPQMLRQQVEQFLDAHLAGLGIPRSR, encoded by the coding sequence ATGAACAATGTTCAAGACGAATCACTGCAAGACCAAAAAAAATTGCGGCGGCGGCTCCAGATCCTGGAGATAGCCCGCGGCATTATCGCAACTAAGGGCTTGAGATCGTTGAAGGTTCGGGACGTTGCGGAGGCCGCCGGCTGTTCCGTTGGCAGCGTCTATAACGAGTTCGGCGACTTCGACGGCGTGATCCTGACCGTCAATCGGGAGACCGTTCAGGCCCTCACGGCCCGGCTTCGCGGGGTTCCGGCCGAAGACCCTGTCCGCCAGCTCTACGGGCTTGCCGAGACCTATCTCGAATTCTTCGCCAAGCACGCCAATCTGCTGCGGTCGCTGTTCGAGCATCGGATGGAGGACGACCGTCCTTATCCCGACGACATCCTGCAGATGGTGATGGATGCTTTCGCGTTGATGCATGCGCCCCTGGTGCGGCTATTGCCGGACGCAGATGACGTGAAGATCGCGCTGCTGTCGCGCACCTTGTTCTCTGCCGTCCACGGCATCATCTCGCTCGGTCTCGAGGAGCGCATGGTGGCCGTGCCGCCGCAGATGCTGCGTCAGCAGGTCGAGCAATTCCTCGACGCACATCTCGCCGGTCTCGGGATTCCGCGTTCACGGTGA
- a CDS encoding acyl-[ACP]--phospholipid O-acyltransferase — protein sequence MIRELMSSRRFAPLFWAQFFSALNDNVLKNALVIILLYSAATGHGDALVTVAGAVFIFPYFILSGLGGQLADKYVKSVVARRLKFAEIFAACFAAAGFFLHSVPLLFAALALFGTIAALFGPVKYAMLPDQLELGELATGNALVEGATFMAILLGTVAGGQFVAGSAHMGWGASAVVVLALLSWAFASRIPQTTPSAPELPVDANPWTSTVSLLRTLHADHRLWDGTVIVSWFWLVGAIVLSLLPALVKDVVGGTEGVVTLCLAIFAIGIAIGSLFAASLSHVRPNLALVPIGAIIMGCAGLDLAWAIAVTAKGQDIAALDFATSFAGLRMLVDFVAFAFGGGLFVVPSFAAVQAWSAASERARIIAAGNVLQAAFMVVGSLFVALLQAAGLHVGWIFFGLGVASFGAVWFVLTKWGKEGVRDFGALLFRALFRTEVRGLENLPPPGTRMLIAPNHVSLIDGPLLHAVLPIDASFAVDTGIAKAWWAKPFLRIVKHYTMDPTKPLAARDLIKLVAAGEPVVIFPEGRITVSGSLMKVYDGTAMIADKADAVVVPVRIEGAQRSHLSYLNSSQIKRSWFPRVTVTILPPIKLPVDQALKGKARRNAAGAALQDVMIDALVKNAMLDHSLFEALGHAYRDRDTGKVIIEDALGTKLTYRKLILGAQVLSRKLETGTGVGENVGVLLPNSAGVAVVFMALQNIGRVPAMLNFSAGPVNVLAAMKAAQVGTVLTSKAFIEKGKLDKLMAAISAEARVIYLEDVRASISMADKIRGLLAGTTPRIVRQANDPAVVLFTSGSEGTPKGVVLSHRNILANAAQALARVDANANDKVFNVLPVFHSFGLTGGMMMPMLAGIPIYMYPSPLHYRIVPELIYQTGATILFGTDTFLTGYARSAHAYDFRTLRLVIAGAEAVKDRTRQVFMERYGIRILEGYGVTETAPVLAMNTPMANRPGTVGRLSPLMESRLDPVPGIEEGGRLSVRGPNVMLGYLRAENPGVLEKLPEGWHDTGDIVAIDAAGFITIKGRAKRFAKIAGEMVSLSAVEAIATALWPQAASVAVSIPDQRKGERIVLLTTEKTAERSAMQGQAKSIGASELTVPATIMVVDKVPLLGTGKTDYVTATTMAREQASAPEREVA from the coding sequence ATGATCAGGGAATTGATGTCGTCACGCCGCTTTGCGCCGCTGTTCTGGGCGCAGTTTTTCTCGGCGCTCAATGACAACGTGCTCAAGAACGCGCTTGTCATTATCTTGCTTTACAGTGCCGCAACCGGCCACGGCGATGCGCTGGTGACGGTGGCTGGCGCCGTCTTCATTTTCCCCTATTTCATCCTGTCCGGGCTCGGCGGCCAGCTCGCCGACAAATACGTCAAATCCGTCGTCGCGCGGCGGCTCAAATTCGCCGAGATCTTCGCAGCCTGCTTTGCCGCAGCCGGCTTCTTCCTGCATTCGGTGCCGCTGTTGTTCGCGGCGCTCGCGCTGTTCGGCACCATCGCCGCCCTGTTCGGGCCCGTGAAATACGCCATGCTGCCGGACCAGCTCGAGCTCGGCGAGCTCGCGACCGGCAACGCGCTGGTCGAAGGCGCGACCTTCATGGCCATCCTGCTCGGCACCGTCGCCGGTGGCCAGTTCGTGGCGGGCTCGGCGCATATGGGCTGGGGCGCATCGGCCGTGGTCGTGCTCGCTCTGCTTTCCTGGGCGTTCGCGTCCCGCATCCCGCAGACGACGCCTTCCGCGCCTGAGCTGCCCGTCGACGCCAATCCCTGGACCTCCACGGTGAGCCTGCTCAGGACGCTGCACGCCGACCATCGCCTCTGGGACGGCACCGTGATCGTCTCCTGGTTCTGGCTGGTCGGCGCCATCGTGCTGTCACTGCTGCCGGCGCTGGTCAAGGATGTCGTCGGCGGCACCGAGGGCGTGGTGACGCTGTGCCTTGCGATCTTCGCGATCGGCATCGCGATCGGCTCGCTGTTCGCTGCCAGCCTGAGCCACGTTCGTCCGAACCTCGCGCTGGTGCCGATCGGCGCCATCATTATGGGCTGCGCCGGCCTCGATCTCGCCTGGGCGATCGCCGTGACCGCCAAGGGCCAGGACATCGCCGCGCTCGACTTCGCAACCTCGTTCGCCGGCTTGCGCATGCTGGTCGATTTCGTCGCCTTCGCATTCGGCGGCGGGCTGTTCGTCGTTCCGTCCTTTGCCGCGGTCCAGGCCTGGTCGGCGGCGTCCGAGCGCGCCCGCATCATTGCGGCCGGCAACGTGCTGCAGGCCGCCTTCATGGTGGTCGGTTCGCTGTTCGTCGCGCTGCTGCAGGCCGCTGGCCTCCATGTCGGCTGGATCTTCTTCGGTCTCGGCGTCGCCAGCTTCGGCGCGGTCTGGTTTGTCCTGACCAAGTGGGGCAAGGAAGGCGTGCGCGATTTCGGCGCGCTGCTGTTCCGCGCTCTGTTCCGCACCGAGGTGCGCGGCCTGGAAAATCTGCCGCCTCCAGGCACGCGGATGCTGATCGCGCCCAACCATGTCAGCCTGATCGACGGCCCGCTGCTGCACGCCGTGCTGCCGATCGACGCGAGCTTCGCGGTGGATACCGGCATCGCCAAGGCCTGGTGGGCAAAGCCGTTCCTGCGCATCGTCAAGCACTACACCATGGACCCGACCAAGCCGCTGGCCGCGCGCGACCTGATCAAGCTCGTTGCCGCGGGGGAGCCGGTGGTGATCTTTCCGGAGGGACGCATTACCGTCTCCGGCTCGCTGATGAAGGTCTATGACGGCACCGCGATGATCGCGGATAAAGCCGACGCCGTGGTCGTGCCGGTCCGTATCGAAGGCGCGCAGCGCTCGCATCTCAGCTATCTCAACTCCAGCCAGATCAAGCGCTCGTGGTTTCCGCGGGTGACGGTCACCATCCTGCCGCCAATCAAGCTTCCGGTCGACCAGGCGCTGAAGGGCAAGGCACGCCGCAATGCCGCCGGGGCCGCGCTCCAGGACGTGATGATCGACGCTCTGGTGAAGAACGCTATGCTCGATCACTCGCTGTTCGAGGCGCTCGGACATGCCTATCGCGATCGCGATACCGGCAAGGTCATCATCGAGGACGCGCTCGGCACCAAGCTGACCTATCGCAAGCTGATCCTCGGCGCGCAGGTCTTGAGCCGCAAGCTCGAGACCGGCACCGGCGTCGGCGAGAATGTCGGCGTGCTGTTGCCGAATTCGGCGGGCGTCGCCGTCGTCTTCATGGCGCTGCAGAACATCGGCCGCGTCCCGGCGATGCTCAACTTCTCGGCGGGCCCGGTCAACGTGCTCGCCGCCATGAAAGCCGCGCAGGTCGGGACCGTGCTGACCTCGAAAGCCTTTATCGAGAAGGGCAAGCTCGACAAGCTGATGGCTGCGATCTCGGCCGAGGCGCGTGTCATCTATCTCGAGGACGTCCGTGCTTCGATCAGTATGGCCGACAAGATCAGGGGCCTGCTCGCCGGCACGACGCCCCGCATTGTGCGCCAGGCTAACGATCCCGCCGTCGTGCTGTTCACGTCCGGCTCGGAAGGAACGCCGAAGGGCGTGGTGCTGTCCCACCGCAACATCCTCGCCAATGCGGCGCAGGCGCTGGCACGGGTCGATGCCAACGCCAATGACAAGGTGTTCAACGTGCTGCCGGTGTTCCACTCCTTCGGGCTGACCGGCGGCATGATGATGCCGATGCTCGCGGGCATTCCGATCTACATGTATCCCTCGCCGCTGCACTACCGGATCGTGCCGGAGCTGATCTACCAGACCGGCGCCACCATCCTGTTCGGCACCGATACGTTCCTCACCGGCTATGCACGGTCGGCGCATGCCTACGACTTCCGCACCCTGCGCCTCGTCATCGCCGGCGCCGAGGCGGTCAAGGATCGGACACGCCAGGTCTTCATGGAGCGCTACGGCATCCGCATCCTCGAAGGCTACGGCGTCACCGAAACGGCGCCGGTGCTGGCGATGAACACGCCGATGGCCAACCGTCCCGGCACCGTCGGCCGCCTCTCGCCGCTGATGGAAAGCCGACTCGATCCGGTCCCCGGCATCGAGGAAGGTGGGCGTCTGTCCGTACGCGGCCCGAACGTGATGCTCGGTTACCTCAGGGCCGAAAATCCCGGCGTGCTCGAAAAGCTTCCCGAAGGCTGGCACGATACCGGCGACATCGTGGCGATCGACGCTGCCGGCTTCATCACCATCAAGGGCCGCGCCAAGCGCTTTGCCAAGATTGCAGGCGAAATGGTCTCGCTGTCCGCAGTCGAAGCCATCGCGACGGCGCTGTGGCCGCAGGCCGCCTCGGTCGCCGTCTCGATCCCCGACCAGCGCAAGGGCGAACGCATCGTGCTGCTGACGACGGAGAAGACTGCCGAGCGCAGCGCGATGCAGGGACAGGCCAAGTCCATTGGCGCGTCCGAGCTGACCGTTCCCGCCACGATCATGGTGGTCGACAAGGTGCCGCTGCTCGGCACCGGCAAGACCGACTATGTCACGGCAACGACGATGGCGCGCGAGCAGGCCTCCGCGCCGGAGCGCGAGGTGGCTTGA
- the pcaH gene encoding protocatechuate 3,4-dioxygenase subunit beta codes for MNAQAPALRDPRLNRPEPLTPPLGDGGFFQRDRSIHPPAHAPGYKSSVLRSPRQALLSLENSISEITGPVFGHNDLGPLDNDLIRNYAKDGDPIGERIVVHGRVVDETGRGVPNTLVEFWQANAGGRYRHKKDTYLAPIDPNFGGCGRALTDETGYYYFRTVKPGPYPWRNYVNSWRPAHIHFSVFGSGFAQRLITQMYFEGDPLIPVCPILTTIPDKDALDRLVAPLDLNASTPFDSLAYRFDIVLRGQRSTYFENRTAGN; via the coding sequence ATGAATGCCCAGGCGCCAGCCTTGCGGGATCCCCGCCTCAACCGTCCCGAGCCCCTGACCCCGCCGCTTGGCGATGGCGGCTTCTTCCAGCGCGACCGCTCCATCCATCCGCCCGCACACGCGCCCGGCTACAAATCCTCGGTGCTGCGCTCGCCGCGGCAGGCGCTGCTGTCGCTGGAGAACTCGATTTCGGAGATCACGGGACCGGTGTTCGGCCACAACGATCTCGGCCCGCTCGACAACGACCTGATCCGTAACTACGCCAAGGACGGCGATCCGATCGGCGAGCGCATCGTCGTCCATGGCCGCGTGGTCGACGAGACCGGCCGCGGCGTGCCGAACACGCTGGTCGAGTTCTGGCAGGCCAATGCCGGTGGCCGCTATCGGCACAAGAAAGACACCTATCTGGCGCCGATCGACCCGAATTTCGGCGGCTGCGGCCGCGCGCTGACGGACGAGACCGGCTACTATTATTTCCGCACCGTGAAGCCGGGGCCCTATCCCTGGCGCAACTATGTCAACAGCTGGCGTCCCGCCCACATCCACTTCTCGGTGTTCGGCTCGGGCTTTGCGCAGCGGCTGATCACGCAGATGTATTTCGAGGGTGACCCCCTGATCCCGGTCTGCCCGATCCTGACGACGATTCCGGACAAGGATGCGCTCGACCGCCTCGTGGCGCCGCTCGACCTCAACGCCTCGACGCCGTTCGACTCGCTCGCCTACCGCTTCGACATCGTGCTGCGCGGCCAGCGCTCCACCTATTTTGAAAATCGCACCGCGGGGAATTGA
- the pcaG gene encoding protocatechuate 3,4-dioxygenase subunit alpha: MPQPLTYLKETASQTAGPYVHIGLIPAMAGFDIFEKNFSNVLVTPNTEGERITLEGKVLDGTGTPLRDVLLEIWQANANGRYNHPADRSAGALNEEFRGWGRAGSDFESGLVTFETIKPGAITDKAGRKCAPHVNVWIVARGINIGLNTRLYFSDEEAANAADPVLNLIEQPSRRSTLIAKRTERAGKIVYSFTINLQGPEETVFFDV, from the coding sequence ATGCCGCAACCGCTCACCTATCTCAAGGAAACCGCCTCGCAGACCGCCGGGCCCTACGTCCATATCGGACTGATCCCGGCGATGGCCGGCTTCGACATCTTCGAGAAGAACTTTTCCAACGTGCTGGTGACGCCGAACACCGAAGGCGAACGCATCACGCTGGAAGGCAAGGTGCTCGACGGCACCGGTACGCCGCTGCGCGACGTGCTGCTGGAGATCTGGCAGGCCAATGCGAACGGCCGCTACAACCATCCGGCCGATCGTTCGGCCGGCGCGCTGAACGAGGAGTTTCGCGGCTGGGGTCGCGCCGGCTCCGACTTCGAGAGCGGCCTCGTCACCTTCGAGACCATCAAGCCGGGCGCGATCACCGACAAAGCGGGTCGCAAATGCGCGCCGCACGTGAACGTCTGGATCGTCGCGCGCGGCATCAACATCGGCCTCAACACGCGGCTCTATTTCTCGGACGAAGAAGCTGCCAACGCCGCCGACCCCGTGCTCAACTTGATCGAGCAGCCGTCGCGCCGCTCGACCCTGATCGCAAAGCGCACCGAGCGTGCCGGCAAGATCGTGTACTCCTTCACGATCAATCTGCAGGGCCCGGAGGAGACGGTGTTCTTCGACGTGTGA